The genomic interval CAATTATCGGGGAAGACAAGTCATGGCACAATCCTGATGGGCCAACTAAAGTACAGGAACAGATATCCTGATATAACAAAGGCTGTATCAGGTCCAGATCCTTATAGAGGAAGGGGATCTTAGGGGTTTTGATGAAGGTACCAAGCCAAGCAACAAGGTGGAAATTTTAATCCTACCATGCAATGCAGTAGACAAAGCCATTTTGCTGCATAACACAAGATGGCACAAAACGGTACTCAAGgcattatcagtagagatgagcgagtactgttcagatcagccgatccgaacagcacgctccatagaaatgaatggatgcacctggtacttccgctttgacggcggccggccgcttaaccccccgcgtgccgactacgtccattcatttctatgcgagcgtgctgttcggatcggctgatccgaacagtactcgctcatctctaattatcagcaTGACTGTTCTCTGTGGCCAACCGAGATCTTCCAAACCCCATGTGCAATGTGAGCACCAtggatcacaagaacaggggggCCTTGCGTCCCTTTATATAAGTTGATCAGTAGTAAAACATGTACTCTACCAAGTTAGAGTACCTCTCTTGGCTAACCTTGTCAGTCCTGAAGAGCATACTTGTGCTGCTCCATTCAGACATGGGGACGTGGGATTGGTGAGGTTCCAGCGCTCAGACCCCCACTCATTAATAACTTATCTATTCAGTAGGTAGGTTAGCTGTTTCAATTtctattttatgtagattgtgagccccatatagggctcacaatgtacatttttcccccattggtatgtctttggagtatgggaggaaatccacacaaacacggggagaatatacagatGTTCTcctaggcaggatttgaacccagaactccaacgctgcaaggctgcagcgctaaccactgagccaccgtgttgctgtTTCAATTTTGGAacatccccccttcccccacttcATTGTATACCCTTCATTACTTCACACCAGGCCTACTTACGAGACAGCGTGCTTGAAGGCATCATAGGCTCCGTATCCCGGCCTCTTGTATCGTTCATCAAATACCCAGGCTGTTCTCTGAAACAAGCTCTCGAGCTGCTCATCCTTTGTGTATTCCAAGACCTCTGCTACATGGCGCAAGATACTGTAGACCTGGAattaaagaggggaaaaaaacaagGTCAGGATACAGTCTACATAGACATCACTAAGCACTCACCCTCCCATATACATCCAGAAGatcatgcttaaagggatcctctcattaaaagtcaattttttttgtccctaacatgttggaatagccttaagaaaggctattcttctcctacctttagatgtcttctccgcgccgccgttcggtagaaattccgtttttcttctgtatgcaaatgagttctcttgcagcactggaggcggtcctcagagctcaaacagcagtaagggcgtccccaatgctgcgagagaactctccagctccgcctccatcttctacaggaacGGGCTTTCTTCGTGTCTTCTTAcgtcgctggcttcaaacttctaggccacgggtagccgactacgcatgcctgccacaagtaaatggctgcttacaatactgtgtaagcagccatttttcttgcggccggtgggcatgcacagtcggctttgccctaggtccaaggcctagaagtttgaagccagtgccggaagaagacacaaagaaagCCCAttcctgtagaagatggaggcggcgctggagagttctctcacagcattgggggcgcccctactgctgtttgagctctgaggactgcccccagtgctgcaagagaactcatttgcatacagaagaaaactggaatttgtacagaacggcggcgcggcgaagacatctaaaggtaggagaagaatagcctttcttaaggctattcctacgtgttagtcacaaaaatgataggatccctttaaagggtttattggggtttctaagattgatggcctatccttaaggcaggtcatcaatataagatctgtaggggtccaacacctgggacccccgcaCTGCTCACTGACTGTACAAACCGCAGCAGCCAGTGTACgtactgcagcactgccccatagaaatgaatagagaagcgctgcagtacctacacttccTACTACAGTCTGTGAGCAGTGGGGCTCTGCTGTGCTACCTCAGtatcgctgatctgcaggggtcccaggtaTCAGGATTTAGTCCAGGAAATACGTCCAACCTATGTAAGGTAACTCTGCATTGTCTTCTAGATCCTGACAACAAGCTCGTCATCACAAGAGCGCCCCCCGCCAACAACCCCCCACACTATCCTTACGGTATAACGTATTACTCACGGTTTTGGACTTGGTGAATTTATCTTCACATTTTAGCGCTTCCTCGGGGGAAACTCTTCTTTTGGACAAATCTATGTATCCTGGAAAAGGCCAAATAAATAGAAGATCACCAAATGAAAGACTTTCCGAAATCCCAACCTAtatgagtgggggaggggggagatttaGGAATTTAGGAAGATGTACCTTTATCTTTATCGACTCTTATGACCACCACGCACTCGTTCCTGCCGATTCGGATGAGTTTGTTGATGGATCGGATACGCCTCCTGGACAGTTCGCTGAGGAGGATCATACCCTCAATGTTGTTATATTCTAAGAGGCTGACGTAGGCGCCCATCTCCGCGATGGAGCGCACATTGACCATCACCACATCGTCTACCTCCGGAAACTTGTGCTGGTAAAACCGACAACTTAACCCAGGCATCCTGAAAAGTAGAAAGCACCGATCAGACCGGGGATCGCTCACGTATCAACCTACAGACTGGATCTTATCGAGTCTTACAGTACGAAATCTTAGGACAAATATCAGCATCACGGACTTACTCCTCTGCTTCTGTGTGTCcttcaggctttgttcacacgTGTTAGGGATTTGGGAACTTGGATTTCCAGCAGATATTCCAGTGGATCCATATGCATATTAGAACtgttttaaaggggtactccagccAGGGCAAGTCACCCCTAACCCAAGGATAGGTTGTAAATGGATATCCAACCACTGGAACCCCCAACACTCACAAGAACTGCTTTGCCCCCCAGTTTTGAACTTAGTGGCAGGGCGACCAGCACCATCTATTCAATGGGACTGCCATAGCGTTCTGCTGGTGATCCCACTGAAAAGGATGGCGTCATCCAACGCACAGGACCATTCACACACCCTAGATCCGGTGCTCGATGGGGTCCCAATGGTTGGACTCCAATGATTAGAACGCTACTCCCTATCCAGGTATATAGCAGAGAATATAGGACGCTGCCAGGGTGTAGCCCCATCACATTGTCAATGCTATAACTTGATCCTAGATTCCGAATTTTGCTGGAGAGGTGCAGGTTACAGACCACTCCCCTGTATTTACTGCTGCTGGTTAGGGTCTTACGTCCTATAGCTGTAATAGACTgacctatagagaatataggaccCCTACATATACCATAAATGTAACTGCTACATCAGTCCTCCATTCCGGAAAGAAAGAGATGTCACAATGTGTCCGTGTCCCCGGCTTTTTGCTGTCTATGTAAAACGTCTATGTGCTGGCTCATTCTCTATAGTGACAAGTCAGCAggaaagtgacatcatcagtgtccgCCCGTTCTCTTACTGAGCTCCCTCCTTTACAAGGGGTATAGACTATATACCTACACTAGAGAATATAAAATCCAGAACTAGAATACAGTACTTTCTGAGTCCTTTCCCACAAGGTCTGCTAATGAGTCCTCATATCCTTCCTGTTTCTATTCATCGCAGTTTTAAGTATATGGGGTAGATATTCCTGACCTTTACATAGGATACGGCACCAATATAAGATCAGTGGGGGACCAatacttgaatgggagctaagcaGCAGTATATCGGCAaggctactacacagtgtacagagctgtctgcttccagctccatacactgcaaacATATGGCTGATCGGTAGGGGTGCTGGACATAcactgatctcatattgatgaactatcccaaAGATAGTTGAATATATACTGGTGTGTAAACTCTTCCCGGAGTTTAGGTAACAGGAACAACAGTCATTCTGACTTAGGCGCTGAAAATTGCCGGTCTGCGGCTTCTGTACGCCAATGTTCATGGGTTAGAGATAGCCATGTATCCGCCTGACCACTGTGCTATGGGCTTACTCAGACCAGACACTGTGCAGGTCCTGACACAGCCCCGTTCATGTGCAGAGAAAATATACTAAGGGACCGCTATCTTATCTAGCACTGCGGCCACTCTAGGGTCCTATAGAAAGACCCCCACGGATCAGTGTAGGCATATCCTAGCCATTCACCATCACAGCAGACCTGTAAGGACCCCACGTGGTGCTGTACAAGGCCTCTGTGAGACTACAATGTCCGCTAACAATGCTGGAGCATAATCTCGTATACAAAGGAAGGTCATCAATAGGAAGAgatctgaaaacccctttaggtgaAGGTCACATGCTGCAGTTTTCAAGAAGCAATGCGTCCTATAAGAGGATAAGCAATGCGTCCTATAACAGACTGGAGGGATTCACAAGTGGATTTCTGGCCGGCTAGCCTACGTGTCAACCTTTGTGTTGAGAATTTTCTTCAGTAGGGTGTAAATGGGATTTCTTACAATCCATCTCCTACACTGATACTGTATTTTGCATCAGGTTAACCAACAGAGATACTACCGTGGCTAAGCTACAGCATGTGGACTTGGCCTTAAAgaggtcctcgggcacatgcggttttatataccgctagaaagcagacagtgcactgaattcaccgcactgtcggctttcccgttatgtgaccCCGGGGAAGggatatcggtgccggtaccgtagctcgtcaccatcagaagggcgttcctgacagtactgtccgtatactgtgaggggcgttccttaccgcccagccatgatgcactatggatgagtactgtcaggaggagggggcggaacgatcctcaccgctcagcgtcacagtatagcgctacggacattgctgtcaggaggggtgttcccagctagacggtcaggaacgcccttctgacagtgaagagctatcgataaTAGCACCAATATGTCTTCCCCCGGGACAATttctcttatttttttattttttttggtgatGAACTTGGGTGCCCCAGGTCACGTGATTGGAACCAGCATCCATCTCCCAAGacgctccacctcctcctccattttcCCAGGTACCTGTATCACAGGGCTGGCAGACTATAGTACAGTCAGCCTCCATAGCACTATCTATAAAAACGGGAGAAGTGACCCATGACCAGTtgctggttccaatcatgtgacctcaagccagaaccggtccagatcccCTAGTTACATGAAATTAAACCCAGGAAGAATTAAGCAAAATAAGacgtcatggacaacccctttaaggccagggccccacgtggtgtaaactgcAGCCAAACTGTGGTGTTCTGCAGTCACTGTAcagttctagtgaatcccatccacacattgcagaaaaacatgcgCAGCATAAATGGTGAAATTTACAAAACATATGAtcttggaaattgcagcaattcagtTATAGTAATACCTATAGAAATACTGGCGGTCTCCCTATAGgtagaatggaagcagaaagtccactctGCGGAGATTTTGTGAAAAACTGTGATATAATTCCGG from Leptodactylus fuscus isolate aLepFus1 chromosome 7, aLepFus1.hap2, whole genome shotgun sequence carries:
- the EIF2S1 gene encoding eukaryotic translation initiation factor 2 subunit 1; its protein translation is MPGLSCRFYQHKFPEVDDVVMVNVRSIAEMGAYVSLLEYNNIEGMILLSELSRRRIRSINKLIRIGRNECVVVIRVDKDKGYIDLSKRRVSPEEALKCEDKFTKSKTVYSILRHVAEVLEYTKDEQLESLFQRTAWVFDERYKRPGYGAYDAFKHAVSDPSVLDGLDLTEEERRVLIDNINRRLTPQAVKIRADIEVACYGYEGIDAVKDALRAGLSCSTENMPIKINLIAPPRYVMTTTTLERTEGLSVLNQAMSVIKERIEEKRGVFNVQMEPKVVTDTDETELARQLERLEKENAEVDGDDDADEMEAKAED